The following proteins come from a genomic window of Pichia kudriavzevii chromosome 1, complete sequence:
- a CDS encoding uncharacterized protein (PKUD0A03250; similar to Saccharomyces cerevisiae YER051W (JHD1); ancestral locus Anc_7.224), with the protein MSVRRSGRNRTRIDYAALNETHTIQEHNVHPHTQAFKEFHDASTLDDKVCVIENPLETFDDEKLRDLVYKTRLLKPILIRGANPNVSDTYNSNIQLSFEIPAYDMDQVTEKVGEDHKVPVMDVMTQNNSPFWNMAKWRDYYQQSREERDKVRNVISLEISETELGREIKIPKIVEDLDIVYKLFEDNSKLNFSQLLDESGIVPPKVQKYILMSIAGSYTDFHIDFAGTSVYYSPISGHKQFILFPPLKRNLEIYKKWCLSDDQNKTWLPSLIPTLKQSEIARLRQTRTPEAYLNNGFAIDIFPGDLLLLPSMWIHSVYTKENSIIIGGNYLNLLSLKTHLQAHQIEIATRVDEQFKFPNFVKFVWLIAYYLIKNNDYDEAIHEEIVSLLNFLKEQWTFVSKAGGKSFTRRDRLLVSKIKSAIPKEVIGDVPAFLEELKIKVDKTCDNSEEPTRKKLKVENSNT; encoded by the coding sequence ATGAGTGTACGTCGCAGTGGTAGAAACAGGACAAGGATTGACTATGCGGCTCTGAATGAAACACACACAATCCAGGAGCATAATGTGCATCCACATACACAGgcattcaaagaattcCATGATGCATCAACATTGGATGATAAAGTGTGTGTTATTGAAAATCCATTAGAAacatttgatgatgaaaagtTAAGAGATTTAGTCTATAAAACCCGGTTACTGAAACCGATATTGATAAGAGGCGCAAATCCGAATGTTTCAGATACTTACAACTCTAATATCCAACTAAGTTTCGAGATCCCAGCTTATGATATGGACCAAGTTACTGAGAAGGTTGGTGAGGATCATAAAGTGCCAGTTATGGATGTGATGACACAGAACAATTCTCCATTTTGGAATATGGCTAAATGGAGAGACTATTACCAACAATCCAGGGAAGAAAGAGATAAAGTAAGAAACGTTATAAGTCTGGAGATTAGTGAAACCGAATTAGGTAGGGAAATCAAGATACCCAAAATTGTAGAAGATTTGGATATAGTTTACAAGCTGTTTGAGGACAATAGCAAGCTAAATTTTTCCCAATTATTGGATGAAAGTGGAATAGTGCCTCCCAAAGTACAGAAATACATTCTAATGTCTATTGCTGGTTCTTACACTGACTTCcatattgattttgctgGCACTTCTGTTTATTATTCACCTATTTCAGGTCACAAGCAATTCATTCTTTTCCCACCCCTGAAAAGAAATCTGGAGATATATAAGAAATGGTGTTTATCAGATGACCAGAATAAAACGTGGTTGCCCTCCTTAATACCAACCTTGAAGCAATCTGAAATTGCTAGACTACGGCAAACACGCACTCCTGAGGCGTATTTGAATAACGGATTTGCCATTGATATTTTCCCTGGTGACTTATTACTTTTACCAAGCATGTGGATCCATTCGGTGTACACAAAGGAGAATAGTATCATCATCGGAGGGAATTATTTAAACCTATTAAGCTTGAAAACTCATTTGCAAGCACATCAGATTGAAATAGCTACACGTGTAGATGAACAGTTTAAATTCCCCAATTTCGTCAAGTTTGTGTGGTTAATAGCATATTATctaataaaaaataatgactATGACGAAGCTATACATGAGGAAATTGTCAGTTTGTTAAATTTTCTTAAAGAGCAGTGGACATTTGTCTCAAAAGCTGGGGGGAAGTCATTCACTAGGAGGGATCGGCTTCTCGTCTCTAAGATCAAAAGTGCTATTCCAAAAGAAGTTATTGGTGATGTTCCCGCATTTTTAGAAGAActgaaaatcaaagtaGATAAAACCTGCGATAATAGTGAAGAGCCTACACGTAAGAAGCTAAAAGTAGAAAATAGTAATACTTAG
- a CDS encoding uncharacterized protein (PKUD0A03230; similar to Saccharomyces cerevisiae YIL042C (PKP1); ancestral locus Anc_7.222), translating into MQRLQTHKLIQRLATNALPSTRKTLLTTSIYPSANQTLETLLILISKRLESMSKLPYIGMMNVNMAKIWTSYISSCQDLLNYTNAGDYQDLMHFQIGNDLQNKQFVSILEKLLIDHADNIPFLRDGLTESEIFKNDESKEREFLNLHLKERILMRLIASDHIEKSNGNLTGVADRNLDVLDVLHKSIDFVDSMTLMKYYEKVKIDIETRIVDNNGDDKLVFPYISTHIEYVLNEILKNSARATIENNSSEPIKILVILNKLEKTLQFRVSDSGGGVPPHILPHLWDYAFTTVNETSKSDTLGLDTGVHDNIVAGMGYGLPLSLIYTKIFGGDLNLRSVWGKGTDAYILFKGI; encoded by the coding sequence ATGCAACGCTTGCAGACACACAAGCTTATTCAAAGACTGGCGACTAACGCGCTGCCGTCAACCAGGAAAACGTTGCTAACAACCTCCATATATCCATCAGCAAATCAAACCTTAGAGACTTTACTGATTCTAATATCCAAGAGATTGGAGTCAATGTCGAAGCTTCCTTACATCGGCATGATGAATGTGAATATGGCCAAGATCTGGACTTCCTACATATCAAGTTGCCAGGATCTACTGAATTATACAAATGCCGGCGATTATCAGGATTTGATGCACTTCCAAATAGGAAATGATTTACAGAATAAACAGTTTGTGTCtattttggagaaactACTGATTGACCATGCGGATAatattccatttttaaGAGATGGCTTGACGGAGAgtgaaatcttcaaaaatgaCGAATCCAAGGAACGTGAGTTTTTGAATCTACATTTAAAGGAACGTATTTTAATGAGATTAATTGCAAGTGATCATATTGAGAAGTCGAATGGGAATTTAACCGGTGTTGCAGATCGAAATCTGGATGTTTTGGATGTGCTCCATAAAAGCATTGATTTCGTAGATAGTATGACACTGATGAAGTATTACGAGAAAGTCAAAATTGATATTGAGACCAGAATCGTTGATAATAACGGAGACGATAAACTGGTTTTCCCGTATATTTCAACGCACATAGAATATGTGTTAAACGAAATACTGAAGAACTCGGCACGTGCAACAATTGAGAATAATTCGAGTGAGCCAATAAAGATTCTGGTTATTTTAAATAAGCTAGAGAAAACCCTACAGTTTAGAGTATCCGATAGTGGTGGTGGTGTGCCACCACATATTCTACCACATCTATGGGATTATGCATTTACAACAGTCAACGAAACTTCGAAGAGTGACACTCTTGGTTTGGATACCGGTGTTCATGATAATATCGTGGCTGGAATGGGGTATGGCCTACCACTGAGTTTGATATATACCAAAATATTTGGAGGCGatttaaatttgagaagTGTTTGGGGGAAAGGTACAGACGCATACATTTTATTCAAAGGTATTTAA
- a CDS encoding uncharacterized protein (PKUD0A03210; similar to Saccharomyces cerevisiae YER093C (TSC11); ancestral locus Anc_7.380), which produces MILRDRVKREITHTQLLKDGAVKMLGTSSLSNSARIQAVEQLHNAMDDIYRYKQQLDLLDSMENLKRVDTKEKVEVINIQLNLEILIEKLKTTDEPEEQVKTCNEIAKIFQNEDAKLKLPSISSMIPIIWPMLMSDSASVKSAGFQLLKYFINNYDDVVILFYQYFKHHQHEKYYYYPYVKYSTIEVDPYLDLDLNLDSDNERDPVSINPIHNISIKPLTKKNKISDFTIQKWQPLLLIIAEVLFDDDLMTIYQCTLFIDRVLLLGGVEFINTLGTRSLVYCLNMQLSKFTFDWETLVERIRVIVTLLDVLCTIGEKNGKLAYECNVFKELISYTISNPFINPIFQQPTIAGFQMEQFQDSLRDISMICLPTFLHVLQKNSVYLVNSDFCERIIASLEDQRGSHVTEIIQILLCTWSGLGLFLDDNNKCLKMLLDGLYDGRKRAILNIISYVLGIRGDIKLYNWEKANSGTHNINDEGMASKDSIRVCEFRSVFLSACLESQILDLFDDISDGLENEIAPILRKVFEISEKKRLKCRYIMKNERLNELIKQNVESKIEIEDSIFLKTTTISSINSLVSLTGSTSLLTDQIGPNFLKLKLKTMNENIDIKPLIWSTHVPQTKEYRDWNWKLIGTLLRGVLWNDRFFEDALKGTKFFKRLISFYKPQKAGFVQIKKKERVSNSRKVVFDDDRIENSGGGIERYKSKIHEITKSDQEEQHEDDQDKLEKTLTNYEYKEYHQPGEVYIENGKSLFSLLLSKREGVEILRDSGIIQTLTISLLKCSGEVKVEGLFGDKRMSETLSAGYLSMIGVISSYSSGVSLMEEFDMIDAFFQIREENVLIELTKELDVMKSGLIRKFIEKQSVVGSKKVRLNVISRMNKLLDKEYEDYTIDKWVVKILINAIYDFNNEISNKGIQGIIKYLEKGGDIAYVLSYNPDIGELKEVGGEVYGSGILWYILGYDLGVEYVNEKYGGLVERIVEEWVDRREEWVQRIEIGLYEELRGIRAVENDYSPEKKRYNCFELFERLVKTDSGISSVVKINDNIVSHINDGQLDAIAIYSLGEFGRSENGIMILEEEGVVETVVSICDNRHNYAHITWRIRGAAFSALAAWRMHPLGVELVEEARASATCPSSYAYGRVTYRDTNIDICTELGGVHIDEGTSPSIWGGKSTTILTPISASTQVSASASATVSASVSASALEIIPESTLTNKGSRETPSESAPEEWTSTLGVRDLLRGVLATGGSAMAGLAESGDVRAETEPVLEERLAKIAAEGRSAAQILKSQKALKEKDISRTRYWEKNAEFALALFGEGAMRGH; this is translated from the coding sequence ATGATTTTGAGGGATCGGGTCAAGAGGGAAATAACACATACACAGTTACTAAAGGATGGGGCCGTGAAAATGTTAGGTACTTCATCGCTTAGCAATTCCGCAAGAATTCAAGCTGTTGAACAGTTACATAACGCAATGGATGATATTTATAGATACAAACAGCAATTAGATTTATTGGATAGTATGGAGAATCTCAAGCGGGTAGACACAAAGGAAAAGGTTGAAGTTATCAATATACAGTTAAATCTGGAGATTCTTatagaaaaattgaaaactacAGATGAACCTGAGGAACAAGTCAAAACATGTAACGAAATTGCCAAAATATTTCAGAATGAAGATGCAAAATTGAAGCTTCCCAGTATCTCGAGTATGATTCCTATAATATGGCCTATGTTAATGTCTGATTCCGCATCGGTTAAGTCTGCTGGGTTTCAACTATTGAAATACTTTATCAACAattatgatgatgttgTCATTCTATTTTATCAGTATTTCAAACATCATCAGCACGAAAAGTACTATTACTATCCGTATGTCAAGTATTCTacaattgaagttgatcCATATTTGGATTTAGACTTAAATCTGGATTCAGACAACGAACGAGATCCTGTGTCCATCAACCCGATTCATAACATTTCGATTAAGCCATtaactaaaaaaaataagattTCGGATTTTACCATACAAAAGTGGCAACCACTTTTACTCATAATTGCTGAAGTTttgtttgatgatgatttgatgaCAATTTACCAGTGCACACTATTTATAGACAGAGTTTTATTGTTAGGAGGGGTTGAATTTATAAACACTCTTGGAACAAGATCACTAGTATATTGTTTGAATATGCAGCTTTCCAAATTCACTTTTGACTGGGAAACACTAGTAGAGAGAATACGAGTGATAGTAACTTTACTTGATGTCCTATGTACTAttggtgaaaaaaatggtaaacTGGCATACGAATGtaatgttttcaaagaacTTATCAGTTACACGATTTCCAATCCCTTTATCAATCCCATTTTTCAGCAACCCACAATTGCAGGGTTCCAAATGGAGCAATTCCAGGATTCACTGAGAGATATAAGTATGATTTGCTTGCCTACTTTTCTGCACGTCTTACAGAAGAATTCCGTGTATTTAGTAAACAGTGATTTTTGTGAAAGAATTATAGCATCGTTAGAAGATCAAAGGGGGAGTCACGTTACAGAGATTATCCAGATACTTTTGTGTACATGGTCTGGGCTTGGGTTATTTTTGGATGATAACAATAAATGCTTGAAAATGTTGCTTGATGGATTATACGATGGGCGCAAAAGAGCAATTTTAAATATCATTTCATACGTTTTAGGTATTCGAGGTGATATAAAGCTATACAATTGGGAAAAGGCGAACAGCGGAACACAcaatatcaatgatgaaGGTATGGCAAGTAAAGACAGCATTAGAGTTTGTGAATTCCGTAGTGTTTTTTTGAGTGCCTGTTTAGAAAGTCAAATTCtggatttatttgatgatatttCTGATGGGCTTGAAAACGAAATTGCACCTATATTGCGGAAAGTCTTTGAAATCAGCGAAAAGAAACGATTGAAATGTCGTTATATAATGAAGAATGAGAGATTGAACGAATTAATAAAACAGAATGTTGAAAGTAAGATTGAGATTGAAGATTCAATCTTTTTGAAGACCACcacaatatcatcaattaaTTCGCTTGTCTCTTTGACTGGTTCGACGAGTTTACTCACAGATCAAATTGGACCGAATTTTCTGAAgctgaaattgaaaactatgaATGAGAATATTGATATAAAGCCATTAATTTGGTCAACGCATGTTCCTCAGACTAAAGAATATAGAGATTGGAATTGGAAACTAATTGGTACTTTATTAAGGGGTGTGTTATGGAACGATAGATTTTTCGAAGATGCATTAAAAGGGACCAAGTTTTTTAAGAGGTTGATTTCATTCTATAAGCCACAAAAGGCCGGGTTTGTGCAAattaagaagaaagaaagagttAGTAATTCAAGGAAAGTAGtgtttgatgatgatagaATCGAGAATAGTGGAGGGGGCATTGAGAGGTATAAATCTAAAATCCACGAAATTACCAAGTCTGATCAGGAAGAGCAGCATGAGGATGACCAAGATAAGTTGGAAAAGACTCTAACGAATTACGAGTACAAAGAATATCACCAACCTGGTGAAGtatatattgaaaatggcaagtcgttattttcattattgttAAGCAAACGGGAAGGAGTTGAGATATTAAGGGATAGTGGCATTATACAAACTTTGACTATATCTTTACTAAAATGTTCAGGGGAGGTCAAAGTAGAAGGTCTATTCGGTGATAAAAGAATGAGTGAGACATTAAGTGCTGGATACTTGAGTATGATTGGAGTCATCAGTTCATATTCTAGCGGGGTCTCATTAATGGAGGAATTTGATATGATCGATGcatttttccaaattagAGAGGAGAATGTTTTAATTGAACTCACTAAGGAGCTAGATGTGATGAAGAGTGGGTTAATCAGAAAGTTCATTGAGAAGCAAAGTGTTGTTGGTAGCAAGAAGGTCCGGCTGAATGTTATCAGCCGTATGAACAAGTTATTGGACAAGGAATATGAAGATTATACCATCGACAAGTGGGTTGTTAAGATTCTAATCAATGCGATTTATGATTTTAACAACGAGATATCCAATAAAGGTATCCAGGGGATTATAAAGTACTTAGAGAAAGGTGGAGATATTGCCTATGTGCTGAGTTACAACCCGGATATTGGAGAACTAAAGGAGGTTGGAGGCGAGGTGTACGGCAGTGGGATATTGTGGTATATATTAGGATACGATCTGGGGGTTGAATATGTCAACGAGAAATATGGGGGGCTAGTGGAACGGATCGTAGAAGAGTGGGTCGATAGACGGGAGGAATGGGTCCAGagaattgaaattggaTTATACGAGGAGTTACGAGGAATCAGAGCTGTAGAGAATGATTACAGTcctgaaaagaaaaggtacaattgttttgaattgtttgagAGGTTGGTTAAAACTGATAGCGGTATTTCAAGTGTTGTTAAAATAAACGACAACATTGTTTCTCATATCAACGATGGTCAATTGGATGCTATAGCCATATATTCATTAGGAGAATTTGGACGTAGtgaaaatggaataatGATACTCGAGGAGGaaggtgttgttgaaaCCGTTGTTTCAATATGTGACAATCGACATAATTATGCCCATATAACATGGAGAATACGTGGGGCAGCATTTAGTGCCCTTGCCGCTTGGCGGATGCACCCGTTGGGAGTCGAGTTAGTGGAGGAGGCACGTGCCTCTGCTACATGTCCATCCTCATATGCTTACGGTAGAGTCACTTATAGAGACACAAATATTGACATATGCACCGAGTTGGGAGGGGTCCACATAGATGAGGGGACTTCTCCCTCAATTTGGGGGGGGAAATCGACAACCATTTTGACTCCAATTTCGGCATCTACTCAAGTTTCGGCCTCGGCGTCGGCAACAGTTTCGGCATCAGTGTCGGCATCGGCGTTGGAAATTATCCCGGAATCTACGTTAACCAACAAAGGATCAAGGGAAACCCCCTCGGAATCCGCACCAGAGGAATGGACCTCCACCCTCGGTGTCCGGGACCTTCTACGTGGAGTACTAGCTACTGGTGGCTCAGCAATGGCCGGTTTGGCGGAATCCGGAGATGTGCGTGCGGAGACCGAGCCTGTTTTAGAGGAGCGGCTTGCCAAAATAGCCGCAGAGGGGAGGAGTGCGGCACAAATCTTAAAATCACAAAAGGCtttaaaggagaaagacATTAGCCGCACGCGGTACTGGGAGAAAAATGCGGAGTTTGCATTGGCCTTATTTGGGGAGGGGGCAATGCGGGGCCATTAG
- a CDS encoding uncharacterized protein (PKUD0A03220; similar to Saccharomyces cerevisiae YDR384C (ATO3); ancestral locus Anc_5.464), producing the protein MSNYDLEKQVSQDEHLETANNNSPPVGLYDSQSFNSNHVVHKVTTSDDGNYIYLGKKKFAKDDLLQAFGGTLNPGLAVAPSHKFANPAPVGLCGFALSTFVLSMINAGAMGVSNDSVVVGLAMFYGGFVQFCAGMWEMVMENTFGAVALASYGGFWMSFAAISIPWFNIASSYDDPIEFQNAVGFYLLGWSMFTFMLTLCTLKSTLAFFSLFFLLAVTFLLLAIADLGKSPNCKTAGGVVGVIVAFIAWYNA; encoded by the coding sequence ATGTCAAACTACgatcttgaaaaacaagtttCACAAGATGAACATCTTGAAACTGCAAACAACAACTCTCCTCCAGTGGGGTTGTATGATTCCCAATCTTTTAACTCAAATCATGTGGTGCATAAAGTTACCACATCTGATGATGGTAACTACATTTATTTgggaaagaagaagtttgCCAAAGATGACCTCCTGCAAGCTTTCGGTGGTACCTTGAATCCTGGTTTAGCCGTTGCCCCAAGTCATAAATTTGCCAACCCTGCTCCTGTAGGTTTGTGTGGATTTGCCCTAAGTACCTTTGTTTTATCAATGATTAATGCCGGTGCAATGGGTGTTTCAAATGATagtgttgttgttggattGGCAATGTTTTATGGTGGATTTGTCCAATTTTGTGCAGGTATGTGGGAAATGGTTATGGAAAATACATTTGGTGCGGTGGCACTTGCTTCTTATGGAGGTTTTTGGATGTCATTTGCAGcaatttcaattccttGGTTTAATATTGCCTCTAGTTATGATGATCCAATTGAATTCCAGAATGCCGTTGGCTTTTATTTACTAGGTTGGTCAATGTTCACCTTTATGTTGACCCTGTGTACATTGAAATCCACCCTTGCATTCTTTTCCCTCTTTTTCCTCTTGGCAGTTACCTTTTTATTGTTGGCCATTGCAGATCTAGGCAAATCTCCAAATTGTAAGACTGCAGGCGGTGTTGTTGGTGTCATAGTTGCCTTCATTGCATGGTATAACGCATAG
- a CDS encoding uncharacterized protein (PKUD0A03240; similar to Saccharomyces cerevisiae YER050C (RSM18); ancestral locus Anc_7.223) has product MFKRSLHTSRSAYDAAPFKNINEAFKSATSMQSKIQTTVINDRFIPNMTNKKTYDPFDFSISAQRYQTKVNKAQMANYMKSSSFNSREINPTDFYVIPHLLNGYMNSSGQILHRDVTGLSPRKQKQMAKAIRRARAFGFLSSVAKDVSTFDKRNL; this is encoded by the coding sequence ATGTTCAAGAGATCATTACATACTTCTAGATCTGCATATGATGCTGCTCcattcaaaaatatcaatgagGCTTTTAAAAGCGCCACGTCCATGCAATCTAAAATTCAGACAACTGTGATTAACGACAGGTTCATACCAAACATGACTAACAAGAAGACATACGatccttttgatttctctatCTCTGCTCAAAGGTACCAGACCAAAGTGAATAAGGCACAGATGGCGAATTATATGAAATCATCTAGTTTCAATAGTAGGGAAATCAATCCCACCGACTTTTATGTTATACCACATCTGCTAAATGGCTACATGAACTCGTCAGGTCAGATTCTACATAGAGACGTCACTGGATTATCACCACGGAAGCAGAAGCAAATGGCCAAGGCAATCAGAAGGGCTAGAGCGTTTGGCTTCTTGAGTAGTGTCGCAAAGGATGTTTCAACCTTTGACAAGAGAAATTTATAG